In a genomic window of Muntiacus reevesi chromosome 1, mMunRee1.1, whole genome shotgun sequence:
- the TRAPPC3 gene encoding trafficking protein particle complex subunit 3: MSRQANRGTESKKMSSELFTLTYGALVTQLCKDYENDEDVNKQLDKMGYNIGVRLIEDFLARSNVGRCHDFRETADVIAKVAFKMYLGITPSITNWSPAGDEFSLILENNPLVDFVELPDNHSTLIYSNLLCGVLRGALEMVQMAVEAKFVQDTLKGDGVTEIRMRFIRRIEDNLPAGEE; this comes from the exons AGCTCTGAGCTCTTCACCCTGACCTATGGGGCTCTAGTTACCCAGCTCTGCAAGGACTATGAAAATGATGAAGATGTGAATAAACAGCTGGACAAAAT GGGGTATAACATTGGAGTCCGACTGATTGAAGATTTCTTGGCACGGTCAAACGTCGGGAGGTGCCATGACTTTCGGGAAACTGCAGATGTCATCGCTAAG GTGGCATTCAAGATGTACTTGGGCATCACTCCAAGCATCACCAATTGGAGCCCAGCTGGTGACGAATTCTCCctcattttggaaaataatccCTTGGTGGACTTCGTGGAACTTCCTGATAACCACTCAACCCTTATTTATTCCAATCTCTTGTGTGGGGTGTTGCGAGGAGCCTTGGAGATG GTCCAGATGGCTGTGGAAGCCAAATTTGTCCAGGACACTCTGAAAGGAGATGGTGTGACAGAAATCCGGATGAGGTTCATCAGGCGGATTGAGGACAACCTCCCAGCTGGAGAGGAATGA